A stretch of Lysinibacillus agricola DNA encodes these proteins:
- a CDS encoding cytochrome (ubi)quinol oxidase subunit III, translating to MDFNTKFTPHTWPDHPEQATMEGKNKVVGFWIFLACEVVLFASLFATYLALKNKGPAGMEFTTQDLFELPLAFAMTMLLLTSSLTSVYAIYHMRNFNFKGMQTWLAITLVLGLGFLALEIYEFNHYVGLGFTFNQSAFATAFYSLVGTHGFHVTLGLVWIATLMLRNAKRGLNLYNAPKFFVAALYWHFIDVVWVFIFTVVYLMGVIG from the coding sequence ATGGATTTCAATACTAAATTTACTCCTCATACTTGGCCAGATCATCCTGAACAAGCTACGATGGAAGGGAAAAATAAAGTTGTTGGTTTCTGGATTTTCCTTGCCTGTGAAGTTGTACTTTTCGCAAGTTTATTCGCTACTTACTTAGCGCTTAAGAACAAAGGGCCTGCTGGCATGGAGTTCACAACACAAGATTTATTTGAATTACCATTAGCATTTGCTATGACGATGTTACTTTTAACATCTTCACTAACTTCAGTTTATGCAATTTACCATATGCGTAACTTTAACTTTAAAGGAATGCAAACATGGTTAGCGATTACATTAGTTTTAGGTCTTGGATTCTTAGCTCTTGAAATCTATGAGTTTAATCACTATGTAGGCCTTGGTTTCACATTTAACCAATCTGCGTTCGCAACTGCGTTTTATTCATTAGTTGGTACACATGGTTTCCACGTAACTTTAGGTCTTGTGTGGATTGCTACGTTAATGCTTCGTAATGCTAAACGTGGTCTTAACTTATACAATGCGCCTAAATTCTTCGTGGCTGCTTTATACTGGCACTTTATCGACGTAGTTTGGGTATTCATCTTTACAGTAGTATACTTGATGGGAGTGATCGGATAA
- a CDS encoding cytochrome C oxidase subunit IV family protein encodes MSSHDTPIVAKSQAQYEYDRHHNAVHMRKQVINFAIMIFFTFIAFAVVAADFSKYLILPLILLLAGVQVVLQLYAFMHLEDKKTHFGGVIGFFMWMGILIAFTFFLAFLTIIWW; translated from the coding sequence ATGTCTTCACACGATACACCTATAGTTGCTAAGTCTCAGGCACAATACGAGTATGATCGTCATCATAATGCCGTTCATATGCGTAAACAAGTAATCAACTTTGCGATTATGATTTTCTTTACGTTTATCGCATTCGCTGTAGTTGCAGCTGATTTTTCTAAATACTTAATATTACCGCTCATTTTATTGCTTGCTGGTGTTCAAGTTGTTCTTCAACTTTACGCTTTCATGCACTTAGAAGACAAAAAAACACACTTCGGTGGTGTAATTGGCTTCTTCATGTGGATGGGAATATTAATCGCATTTACATTCTTCTTAGCATTTTTAACAATTATTTGGTGGTAA
- the ctaG gene encoding cytochrome c oxidase assembly factor CtaG, with product MPLSIFGFQALWSPYLIGVLVFITVIYFLVTTKWRKDFKVSEPLKKGEAIYFVLAMVTIYIIKGSPIDLMAHIMFTMHMVQMAILLLLVPIFLIKGIPWWVWKVAIEAPVVRTLFKVLTLPVVAIFVFIGLFSFYHLPAVLDYIKLNETLHGTYTFVLFVSAVLMYWPLIQKMPDSPQMKPLYKLAYIIANAVLITPACALIIFAPNAMYETYTNGDAWLKAMELCVPVSTLSSLSLSGPELFTDMKPVADQQLGGVLMKILQEIIFGVLLGSIFINWYRSEQKDPDKITADALKEHQKKWESQQQHQL from the coding sequence ATGCCACTTAGTATATTTGGTTTCCAAGCTTTATGGAGCCCTTACCTAATAGGGGTTCTTGTTTTCATAACAGTCATCTATTTTTTAGTCACAACAAAGTGGCGCAAGGATTTTAAAGTAAGTGAGCCTTTGAAAAAGGGCGAGGCGATTTATTTTGTCTTAGCAATGGTAACGATATATATTATTAAAGGATCTCCAATAGATTTAATGGCGCACATTATGTTTACGATGCATATGGTGCAAATGGCAATTTTGTTGTTACTTGTACCGATTTTCTTAATAAAGGGGATTCCTTGGTGGGTATGGAAAGTTGCGATTGAAGCACCGGTTGTTAGAACTTTATTTAAAGTTTTGACATTACCTGTCGTTGCGATATTTGTGTTTATTGGTTTATTTTCTTTCTACCATTTACCTGCAGTATTAGATTACATTAAATTAAACGAAACTTTACATGGTACATATACTTTTGTATTATTTGTTTCAGCTGTTTTAATGTACTGGCCTTTAATTCAAAAAATGCCTGATAGTCCGCAAATGAAACCCTTGTATAAATTAGCCTACATCATTGCTAATGCGGTATTAATTACACCTGCGTGTGCATTAATTATTTTTGCACCAAACGCTATGTATGAAACATATACAAATGGTGATGCATGGCTTAAGGCGATGGAACTTTGTGTACCAGTTTCTACATTATCTAGTTTATCTCTTTCAGGACCAGAGCTCTTCACAGATATGAAACCTGTTGCCGATCAACAACTAGGCGGCGTTTTAATGAAGATTTTACAAGAGATTATTTTTGGTGTATTACTTGGATCAATCTTTATTAATTGGTATCGTTCAGAGCAAAAGGATCCCGATAAAATTACTGCTGATGCGTTAAAAGAACATCAAAAGAAATGGGAAAGCCAACAGCAACATCAATTGTAA
- a CDS encoding DUF420 domain-containing protein, whose amino-acid sequence MELQILPTISTSFIVISAVLVAIGWGLIVKRKVEAHKKVMLAAGVAALIFFIIYASRTVFIGNTAFGGGENIKPYYTFFLIFHITLATTGAVFGIVSIISGLKTNIKLHRRIGPITSIIWFFVAITGVLVYLLLYILFEPGETTSVIKAILGF is encoded by the coding sequence ATGGAATTGCAAATTTTGCCTACTATAAGTACATCATTCATCGTTATTAGTGCTGTACTTGTAGCTATTGGTTGGGGCTTAATTGTAAAAAGAAAAGTAGAAGCACATAAAAAAGTAATGCTTGCAGCAGGCGTTGCAGCACTTATCTTCTTTATCATTTATGCTTCACGTACAGTCTTTATTGGTAACACAGCGTTTGGTGGCGGAGAAAATATAAAACCATATTATACGTTCTTCTTAATTTTCCATATTACGCTTGCAACAACTGGAGCAGTATTTGGTATTGTTAGTATTATTTCTGGTTTGAAGACTAATATCAAGCTTCACCGTCGTATTGGACCGATTACAAGTATTATTTGGTTCTTCGTAGCTATTACTGGGGTTTTAGTATACTTATTACTATATATTTTATTTGAACCAGGTGAAACTACATCTGTCATTAAAGCTATTTTAGGTTTTTAA
- the ytvI gene encoding sporulation integral membrane protein YtvI: protein MLQFFKRPFFRHPIIVIAIGIAIFWFISLSLPILLAYVTALLLEPVITRISKRFRKKRKIVASIFFMFFSSITLLLCILVIFISWKQFSTFIIHIPEYLNQLSALWIQIQSKLSNYTYHLPLDLVIQIQLTIARALSSIEKFALSLTNVNVWSSLLTHIPSRLFDIFVYWIVLYMLLLELPTINRKILAPIPFHYHQKLLFIGQRVKLALFGFMKAQFLVGICIFAIAFGTFFLLKTPFPLILALLLVILDFIPFLDSFILLIPWAIYKVFTGDYIFAVVLVALTIVQFLVRRMIEPRVIGNKIGLSSLTTFIAMFIGFKVFGFLGILIGPLLVVVVLSLFNQTSIKNLPPSQE, encoded by the coding sequence ATGTTACAATTTTTCAAACGGCCCTTTTTTCGACATCCAATAATCGTAATAGCTATCGGAATTGCTATTTTCTGGTTTATATCCTTGTCATTACCAATACTACTTGCCTACGTAACTGCATTACTATTGGAACCTGTCATCACACGAATCAGTAAACGGTTCCGAAAAAAACGCAAAATAGTCGCATCCATTTTCTTTATGTTCTTTTCAAGTATAACTTTACTATTATGTATTCTCGTTATATTTATAAGCTGGAAACAATTTTCAACATTTATCATCCATATTCCAGAGTACCTCAATCAGCTGTCAGCACTGTGGATTCAAATACAATCCAAGCTTTCCAACTATACGTATCATTTACCCTTAGATCTTGTTATACAAATTCAACTTACGATAGCACGGGCTCTATCTTCAATCGAAAAATTCGCACTTTCTTTAACAAATGTGAATGTTTGGTCATCATTACTTACGCATATACCTTCACGATTGTTTGATATTTTTGTTTATTGGATTGTGTTATATATGCTTCTTTTAGAATTGCCAACTATCAATCGTAAAATCTTAGCGCCTATTCCCTTTCACTACCATCAAAAATTACTATTTATTGGACAACGTGTGAAACTTGCTTTATTTGGTTTTATGAAAGCACAATTTTTAGTTGGTATTTGCATTTTTGCTATAGCATTTGGAACCTTTTTTTTACTTAAAACACCATTCCCACTAATTTTAGCACTCTTATTAGTTATTTTAGATTTCATTCCTTTTTTAGATTCATTTATTTTGCTTATCCCTTGGGCGATATACAAAGTCTTTACAGGTGATTATATCTTTGCTGTTGTTCTAGTCGCACTAACAATCGTACAATTTTTAGTTCGACGTATGATTGAGCCTAGAGTTATCGGAAATAAAATTGGACTTTCTTCACTAACAACCTTTATTGCAATGTTTATCGGTTTTAAAGTATTTGGGTTTCTTGGTATTTTAATCGGCCCTTTACTCGTTGTCGTTGTTCTTTCTCTATTTAATCAAACATCCATAAAAAATCTCCCACCTTCTCAAGAATAA
- a CDS encoding YugN family protein codes for MYFENTNLENLTADQELIVSVMKKNGLECDGGWDYERMTFDKRFDTREGRYYLRVFAYAKSGDVGAHDAILTLMKPALGKYYYPHGVEYGDDEVFPAHLVKKCEEILKKVKLDLQAFEIHA; via the coding sequence ATGTATTTTGAAAATACTAACCTTGAAAATTTAACAGCTGATCAAGAACTTATTGTAAGCGTCATGAAAAAAAATGGTTTAGAATGTGATGGCGGCTGGGACTACGAACGTATGACATTTGATAAGCGTTTCGATACTCGTGAGGGACGTTACTATCTACGTGTATTTGCATATGCAAAATCTGGTGATGTTGGTGCTCACGATGCAATCTTAACATTAATGAAACCAGCACTTGGTAAGTACTACTATCCACATGGTGTTGAGTATGGAGATGACGAAGTTTTCCCAGCACATCTTGTAAAAAAATGTGAAGAAATCTTAAAAAAGGTTAAATTAGACTTACAAGCTTTTGAAATTCATGCGTAA
- a CDS encoding CAP domain-containing protein — MKALFRIFMACAAIALIGFMFFNTPRENEPLKGPNANSNIIPKTELKQPEMGATTRPKSGMSTLIGQEAKVVLEKYGEPVRKEPSSYGYDWWIYNTRSSTFFMVGVDNNVVTQVYIAGEDLDASPFKVGQKRDDIYRMTIIDYEVTANVGENIFIFSMSEEDMQTRLLVKFDGLFAQLYIDRETSELQGIRFTNSETLVLHQPYEMTYQGELVTSTPPSSFLQQEINVANAAQLDDLINVTRVYHDLPALEIDESIEEVAKMHSEDMKVQNFLGHESPTNGDLKKRLETQGIEYSEANENLATDYFDAIEAMHGWLNSPEHRKVILNDKYTTVGSGVFLNYYTQIFLEPSSQKLDSENKDSEEPEENIDESSP, encoded by the coding sequence ATGAAAGCTTTATTTCGCATTTTTATGGCATGTGCTGCAATTGCGTTGATTGGCTTTATGTTTTTTAATACACCACGGGAAAACGAGCCACTAAAAGGCCCGAATGCCAATTCAAATATTATTCCCAAAACCGAGTTAAAGCAGCCTGAAATGGGAGCAACGACACGTCCAAAAAGTGGGATGTCGACATTAATCGGTCAAGAAGCTAAGGTGGTTTTGGAGAAATATGGTGAACCAGTACGCAAGGAACCATCCTCCTATGGATATGATTGGTGGATCTATAATACCAGATCTTCTACATTTTTCATGGTAGGCGTTGACAATAATGTTGTGACACAAGTTTACATTGCTGGCGAAGATTTGGATGCATCTCCTTTTAAGGTTGGTCAGAAGCGCGATGACATATACCGAATGACAATTATTGATTATGAAGTAACTGCGAATGTAGGTGAAAATATTTTCATTTTCTCAATGAGTGAAGAAGATATGCAAACACGATTGCTTGTAAAATTCGATGGGCTTTTTGCACAACTCTATATAGATAGAGAAACGAGTGAGCTACAAGGAATACGTTTTACTAATAGTGAAACGCTAGTTCTTCATCAACCGTATGAAATGACCTATCAAGGAGAGCTTGTTACATCAACACCGCCGTCTTCCTTTTTACAGCAGGAAATCAATGTAGCGAATGCTGCGCAGCTTGACGATTTAATAAATGTAACAAGGGTTTATCATGATTTACCTGCATTAGAAATTGATGAATCAATAGAGGAAGTTGCAAAAATGCATAGTGAAGATATGAAGGTTCAAAATTTTCTTGGACATGAATCACCAACAAATGGAGATTTAAAAAAGAGATTAGAAACACAGGGAATCGAATATAGTGAGGCGAATGAAAATCTTGCGACTGATTATTTTGATGCTATCGAAGCAATGCATGGCTGGCTCAATTCACCTGAGCATCGAAAAGTTATCTTAAATGATAAATATACTACAGTTGGATCTGGAGTATTTTTAAACTATTATACGCAAATATTCTTAGAACCTTCTTCTCAGAAACTGGATAGTGAGAATAAGGACTCTGAGGAACCGGAAGAAAATATTGATGAATCATCACCATGA
- a CDS encoding UDP-N-acetylmuramoyl-L-alanyl-D-glutamate--2,6-diaminopimelate ligase, whose translation MQLAELLKDWPCSVTGGSIRTSITGVEDYAQAIKPGDIFIVRKGKKTTGSRFVKEAIARGAAAIVSEESISLPIIDQNIPSVWVPNTSLFLSYASAKLSAFPAEALTVIAITGTNGKTTVSHFVSQLLRALHKNVAVIGTVGLFINGQKQQTIYEQLTTLQAKELHPILKQCVRNGVTHVVLEASSMGLQQHRLDHCDIDCGVFLNLSEDHLEDHGGLEAYKRAKKRLADLSKKLVLNGDDNFCRSVGIYDKKKSCSFGFDNHNDLHIQIVSESIGKTVLCLQTSSSEHIVEIPFVGKYHVQNAVAALMALWRLGFSIEEIAEHMWSLKLPEGRLEKIDNPFGLDVYVDYAHTAEALQAVLQTFDRSKTLYLVFSCGGNRDKAKRFAMGAVASKYADVIFLTTDNPRDEDPILINESIIAGFTEQQYYEIFLDRKVAIHQALAKAEKGDIVLVAGKGHEQTQQIKNQKFPFSDQQCIRDYFLNIMTEDGVE comes from the coding sequence TTGCAATTAGCTGAGCTATTGAAAGACTGGCCATGTAGCGTGACTGGAGGATCTATCCGCACAAGTATTACGGGTGTTGAGGATTATGCACAGGCAATAAAGCCAGGAGATATTTTTATTGTTCGCAAGGGCAAGAAAACAACGGGAAGTCGTTTTGTAAAAGAAGCAATAGCACGAGGTGCTGCCGCCATTGTATCAGAGGAAAGTATTTCACTACCTATTATCGATCAAAATATTCCTTCTGTTTGGGTTCCAAATACATCCTTATTTTTATCGTATGCGAGTGCAAAGCTTTCAGCCTTTCCAGCAGAAGCATTAACAGTAATTGCGATTACAGGTACAAATGGTAAAACAACAGTGAGCCATTTTGTGAGCCAATTGTTAAGAGCTTTACATAAAAATGTAGCAGTTATTGGAACTGTAGGATTATTCATCAATGGACAGAAACAACAAACGATATATGAGCAATTAACAACATTGCAGGCAAAAGAGTTGCATCCGATTTTAAAGCAATGTGTACGAAATGGTGTTACACATGTTGTTTTGGAAGCTTCATCAATGGGGCTACAGCAACATCGACTTGATCATTGTGACATCGATTGTGGCGTCTTTTTAAATTTATCGGAGGACCATTTAGAGGATCATGGAGGACTTGAGGCATATAAGCGTGCGAAAAAAAGGCTGGCAGATTTATCAAAAAAGCTAGTGCTAAATGGAGACGATAATTTTTGCCGTTCTGTCGGTATTTATGATAAGAAAAAATCCTGTTCATTTGGCTTTGATAATCATAATGATTTACATATCCAAATTGTCAGTGAATCAATTGGAAAAACGGTACTTTGTTTACAAACGTCATCGAGTGAGCATATTGTAGAAATCCCTTTCGTTGGAAAGTATCATGTGCAAAATGCTGTAGCAGCGTTAATGGCTTTATGGCGTCTAGGTTTCTCCATTGAAGAGATAGCTGAGCATATGTGGTCGTTAAAGCTACCAGAAGGAAGACTTGAGAAAATTGACAATCCATTTGGACTTGATGTGTATGTAGATTACGCGCATACTGCAGAGGCACTACAGGCAGTTTTGCAAACTTTTGATCGCTCGAAAACTCTTTACCTTGTATTTAGCTGTGGGGGAAATCGAGATAAGGCAAAACGTTTTGCGATGGGAGCTGTAGCTAGTAAGTATGCAGATGTCATTTTTTTAACAACCGATAATCCACGCGATGAAGACCCTATCTTAATTAATGAAAGTATTATTGCTGGTTTTACTGAACAGCAATATTATGAAATCTTTTTAGATCGAAAAGTCGCCATTCATCAGGCATTAGCAAAGGCAGAAAAAGGAGATATTGTACTTGTTGCCGGAAAAGGGCATGAACAGACCCAACAAATAAAAAATCAAAAATTCCCTTTTTCCGATCAACAATGTATTCGAGACTACTTTTTAAATATTATGACTGAGGACGGCGTTGAATGA